One window of the Oncorhynchus mykiss isolate Arlee chromosome 5, USDA_OmykA_1.1, whole genome shotgun sequence genome contains the following:
- the LOC110522950 gene encoding cathepsin L1-like isoform X2 yields the protein MMSLYLAVLVLCMSAVYAAPMFDSQLEGHWHLWKNWHSKNYHESEEGWRRIVWEKNLKKIEMHNLDHSMGKLSYRLGMNHFGDMTNEEFRQLMNGYKQTTERKYKGSLFMEPNYLQAPEAVDWREKGYVTPIKDQCSCGSCWAFSSTGAIEGQQFRKTGNLVSLSEQNLMDCSRPQGNEGCNGGLMDLAFQYVKDNGGLDTEASYPYVGKDDDICHYRPEFSAVNETGFVDIPSGKEHALMMAVASVGPIAVAIDASHESFQFYQSGIYYDEKCSSVELDHGVLVVGYGFEGEDVDGKKFWIVKNSWSEKWGDKGYIYMAKDRKNHCGIATAASYPLV from the exons ATGATGTCCCTGTACTTGGCAGTGTTGGTGCTCTGTATGAGTGCTGTGTATGCGGCCCCTATGTTTGACTCTCAGTTGGAGGGCCACTGGCACTTGTGGAAGAACTGGCACAGCAAGAACTACCATGAG AGCGAGGAGGGCTGGAGAAGGATAGTTTGGGAAAAGAACCTGAAAAAGATTGAGATGCACAACCTGGACCACTCTATGGGAAAACTCTCCTATCGTCTGGGCATGAACCACTTTGGTGACATG ACCAACGAAGAGTTCAGGCAGCTCATGAACGGCTACAAGCAGACGACTGAGAGGAAGTACAAGGGCTCTCTGTTCATGGAACCCAATTACCTGCAGGCCCCTGAAGCCGTGGACTGGAGAGAGAAGGGCTACGTTACTCCCATCAAGGACCAG TGCTCATGTGGGTCTTGCTGGGCGTTCAGTTCCACCGGAGCCATAGAGGGTCAGCAATTCAGGAAGACTGGCAATCTGGTGTCTCTGAGTGAACAGAACCTGATGGACTGCTCCAGACCCCAGGGCAACGAGGGCTGTAATGGGGGTCTCATGGACTTGGCGTTCCAGTATGTAAAGGACAACGGCGGCCTGGACACAGAGGCGTCCTACCCCTATGTGGGCAAG GATGATGATATTTGCCACTACCGACCAGAGTTCAGTGCTGTCAATGAAACTGGCTTTGTGGACATCCCCAGTGGCAAAGAACACGCTCTGATGATGGCTGTGGCGTCTGTCGGCCCCATCGCTGTCGCCATCGATGCCAGCCACGAATCCTTCCAGTTCTACCAGTCTG GGATCTATTATGACGAGAAGTGCAGCAGTGTGGAGCTTGACCATGGAGTTCTGGTGGTGGGATACGGTTTTGAAGGAGAGGATGTAGATGGCAAGAAATTCTGGATTGTCAAGAACAG CTGGAGCGAGAAATGGGGAGACAAAGGCTACATCTACATGGCCAAAGACAGGAAGAACCACTGTGGCATCGCCACGGCAGCCAGCTACCCACTGGTCTAG
- the LOC110522950 gene encoding cathepsin L1-like isoform X1, with protein sequence MPLFQSCLTMMSLYLAVLVLCMSAVYAAPMFDSQLEGHWHLWKNWHSKNYHESEEGWRRIVWEKNLKKIEMHNLDHSMGKLSYRLGMNHFGDMTNEEFRQLMNGYKQTTERKYKGSLFMEPNYLQAPEAVDWREKGYVTPIKDQCSCGSCWAFSSTGAIEGQQFRKTGNLVSLSEQNLMDCSRPQGNEGCNGGLMDLAFQYVKDNGGLDTEASYPYVGKDDDICHYRPEFSAVNETGFVDIPSGKEHALMMAVASVGPIAVAIDASHESFQFYQSGIYYDEKCSSVELDHGVLVVGYGFEGEDVDGKKFWIVKNSWSEKWGDKGYIYMAKDRKNHCGIATAASYPLV encoded by the exons ATGCcgttgtttcaaag ctgttTGACCATGATGTCCCTGTACTTGGCAGTGTTGGTGCTCTGTATGAGTGCTGTGTATGCGGCCCCTATGTTTGACTCTCAGTTGGAGGGCCACTGGCACTTGTGGAAGAACTGGCACAGCAAGAACTACCATGAG AGCGAGGAGGGCTGGAGAAGGATAGTTTGGGAAAAGAACCTGAAAAAGATTGAGATGCACAACCTGGACCACTCTATGGGAAAACTCTCCTATCGTCTGGGCATGAACCACTTTGGTGACATG ACCAACGAAGAGTTCAGGCAGCTCATGAACGGCTACAAGCAGACGACTGAGAGGAAGTACAAGGGCTCTCTGTTCATGGAACCCAATTACCTGCAGGCCCCTGAAGCCGTGGACTGGAGAGAGAAGGGCTACGTTACTCCCATCAAGGACCAG TGCTCATGTGGGTCTTGCTGGGCGTTCAGTTCCACCGGAGCCATAGAGGGTCAGCAATTCAGGAAGACTGGCAATCTGGTGTCTCTGAGTGAACAGAACCTGATGGACTGCTCCAGACCCCAGGGCAACGAGGGCTGTAATGGGGGTCTCATGGACTTGGCGTTCCAGTATGTAAAGGACAACGGCGGCCTGGACACAGAGGCGTCCTACCCCTATGTGGGCAAG GATGATGATATTTGCCACTACCGACCAGAGTTCAGTGCTGTCAATGAAACTGGCTTTGTGGACATCCCCAGTGGCAAAGAACACGCTCTGATGATGGCTGTGGCGTCTGTCGGCCCCATCGCTGTCGCCATCGATGCCAGCCACGAATCCTTCCAGTTCTACCAGTCTG GGATCTATTATGACGAGAAGTGCAGCAGTGTGGAGCTTGACCATGGAGTTCTGGTGGTGGGATACGGTTTTGAAGGAGAGGATGTAGATGGCAAGAAATTCTGGATTGTCAAGAACAG CTGGAGCGAGAAATGGGGAGACAAAGGCTACATCTACATGGCCAAAGACAGGAAGAACCACTGTGGCATCGCCACGGCAGCCAGCTACCCACTGGTCTAG